ggagaTAACACCtaagggagctagaaaaagaacaaacaaaacccaaaagcagcagagggagggaaataataaagattagagcagaaataaatgatacagcaactaaaaaaacaacagaacaacaaaaatatgGAGAGAATTTGTTAAGATTCAAAATACAAAAGTGCTTGCTTttgtagaagaaaacaagggACTGGGAGCAGAAGCATGGCCCCTGTCACAGAACTGACGCTTTACCCTTGTAACTTCCACAGAATTGAGTCTTTAAGCTTAtaactttcttaaaaagaaaaaaaaagatgaaaaattccaCTCATCAACTATCCATCTCCCCAAAATCTTTTTTGTAAATGCAATTTAATCTATAGtcttcaactttattttaaatctacCTACCTTTAACGGTATTACATTGACGACTAAAGAACTGTTTTCAAACCCTATTTTTGAAAGCATTTAGAAGAATTCCATACCAACAATGTAGAGACAAGCATAACCCGCCATCCAGATACTTCATGAGGGCATATTTGTCTCAATATTCATATTGGCATTTATATGTGAAACAATAATGGCTTATTATAAAGAAGACATAGCTGTATTTAACATGCCAGGTCTAACTATATTCAAGATTTTGACAAAAACTATCCCCAAAGTAATACAAATTTAGAGACTTTTAGAAAGTCCAGATGTGAAACTCCAAGAAAATTCTGAATTCAGTCTGAAGTCAATACTAGGTCAAATACTGAACCAAACCCACAAACAATAGATACTATTTTCCTTCTTAAGTTCATTATATTTTCTGAAGCAGGTTACCAAAACTTTCCTTTCTTTGATATTGGTATGTGGAATCATCTTAACATGGTTTACATCTTTAAGTTCTAAGTTTGTACTGATCCTGaatatcttattaaaaatataaatccaaaTGTGATAACccttccttacagaagaattccaattagtacatgtaaaagaaattaaagaaacagaaaatcaccaCTCGAACACCACAGTAGTAACTGACACGAGCAAGATCTGGCAGTGGACACGAAAATGAGTGGGCAATAGTTTAAGCAGAAACATttgcatagtctcaaagtatctccagCGAATATTTAGTCACTACAAAGAAAAACGTAGGCATTTTACAGTAGAGAATCCTAGCAGACACCACCCTAGATAGCGATTAAGGTTAACAACACCAGAAACACATTATGACATCAGGTGGCATGATACACTGTCACAGACTGGGAGGACACTatggagacatgacaactaaatgcaaggTAGAATCCTGCAGGGGATCTTGGAACAGTAAAAGGACATCAGTGAAAAGACCAAGAAAATCTCTACTTTTTTAAACTGTCTACTTCAGTTAACGGTATTGTATCAAggctaatttattaatttgacaatTGTTCTAtggttatataagatgttaacataAGGGGAAGTTCGAGAAGAGTACAGAAACTACTAATTTTACAAGTCTTTGGGAGGtccaaaattatctcaaaattcaaaaaaaagcTGCTAAAAACCATACACATATAGGtacataatgtgtgtgtgtgtgtgtgtgtgtgtgtgtgtgtaaaaactgAGACTTCATGGACATTGGTATCTTGGGCCCTTGGTTAAATAACAGTGTTCTCTCCTGAATTAGTCACTGAGTCACTGTTTCACCAGTTTCCTTTAAGTTGGCTTTAACGTTCTCCCCCTTCCAAATTTTTAGTTTCAAGTAAAATTTCCTAATTTTCATAGAAAGCCTTTTTTTAACATTCCTGTATTAggccaaaaacaaaaatcctagaaTAAAATTGTTACCATATTATCCCATAAAGTCATACATCCTACCCATAAGACCCAGCCAATATTTTTACTCCATTTCTTCTCATCATATatatttgtctggttttgtttaaaaggagaggagatgggggcacctgggtggctcagtcggttgggtggccaacccttgatttcagctcaggtcttgatctcagggttgggagtccTACATTGGACTTCCatggcatggagcctacttaaccaaaaaaaaaaaaaaaagggggagaggagaTGGCTGATAGATTTATTATCACTAATAGACTAGTCTATTATCACTAGACTAATGAGTCTAGAAAAAACAGTTATCACTTGGATATCTTATTAAGAAAGAGCTGTTTTTCCAATAACAGATACTGTATACTAGAACTCACTTCGACAGAAAAAGTAAGTCATTTACCTAAGTCTCTTCCACACCATAGCATAGAGCTACCCAAGCAAGCCCAGCTAAGACCCTTTCAATAACCCTTTCTCAAATCTGGCTCTGTAATGACCGTAATTAATGGTAATAAACatcttttttataaaacaatttatCCTAGGAAATAAAGCTAAACATCAAATCTACctttagaagaagaaaatttcCCACTCTCGCTATGGCTGATTCATTCCCTGAGCATGAATCCTTTATTACCCTCATTGTTTTCAACTACAAACTGAGCTGAAGTCTGCTCATAGGGATCTTCATGGTGAAACtaattattttagatagagaaGCGCATTTCCAAATGGTCACATTTATTACTTTTGCAGTTATTTattctcattgtggctttaatttttcATCTGTATCTATCGTAATGCTCTACATGgaagcagcagcagtgaaaagataattagggggcaggggaaggaaattTTAAGGTGGATCTTTAtccaaaaccaataaaaaagcaaaaaagaaaatggccaCAAACATTTCATTCCTGTGCCCTTGCCATCTCCCAATTCGCCTTCCACTATTAACATGAAAAGTAGAAGTGGTAACTCTACCCTAAtaatagatacaaaaaaagagacaattttAGCTCAAGAACTCACTACACACTGCAATATGTTCAAGTGGTGGAAAGATATAAATTCATTCAGAACTGCCATACTATCTGGCTGTCAATATAGTCTCTTGAATAATTATATTAAACATATTACTACAAAACGTACCAAGAAGTAGAGAATAATACTATATTTGTGAACtgcaaataacaaaacaaaacagaggtccAAGGAGGCTAAAGTCCAAGCTGTAATTTACACATGAAGTGTATGCTGAAAGCAGTCACAATGTACAAAAATGTGACAATCCAGATGGTTAAAAAAACAGAGCCTGTTTGCCTCAGATTATATCCAGTCTCATCTGGTAGATTTTTGATAAGCCTGTTACATAAAGCGTGTTTCCCTCCTGCTGATAAGAAGCAGCTTGTAGATATCTACAAATTTCTTAAGGAGTGAGTCTACGTGGCAATAAGGGTAACTCCACAGTTTCCTATTACATTCATTGgtctgaaaactgaaaacaactcatAACTAAAATGTTCTTTCAAGTCCTTTACcagtttttcaagttttaatcAAAGGAAAGTTGGAATGTATTGCTTCTTGTCACCAACAAGCATTTCAAAAAGAGGGTTAAttaaccaaaatcaagagttcttTGGTCAAGTTAGTAACAGGCTTCCCCTTTGTTCTAAATCCttcataatccttttttttccagtttttccagtaTGGCCTGGATTTTACAAACAGCCTCTTTCCTGGCCTGCCGGACAGAGTCCTGGCCCCCAGTTTCAACTGAATCCAGTTCCAAAAGTTCCTTGGTTAGCATTTCTTCCAGGAGCCAGTATGCCTTGTCTGTCTTTTTCCCTACGAACTCTTCTACTTCTTGCTCAAGATACTGGACCTTCTCCAGcacatgtataatttttttaatacttgggGGAGTACCTTCATCTGAAGATAAACACTCTTCAGGAAGATTATCACTGTGATCTTGATTGCTGGGGTGTTCGTTGCTGGCATTACCATACAGCTGAGGTTCAGCACTATACTGGACTTGGGAATCCAAAAGATCTGAATTATCATTGTTCATCGTTCCCGAGGACTCGTACTGATGGACAGTGCAAGGAAAGTTGTGCCGGTTCATGCCTTGATCTGATTGGCTATAGGGGTATGAGGAATCCTTGGAGTGGGAGAGCAAAGAGGGGAAAAGAGCAGTTTTAACGGGAATCCATCAACAACAGATTTGTTAGCCCACATCTTTCACCTGACCAtgaaggtacatgaaaagattccCCACTAATAAAACTGGACCTCCCTCCTTAATCATTTGAGAAAAACACAACcctaaaaagataaaaggagTGCTCTGTCAAGTAAAAGGCAGAGAATTCCTGAGAATAATGGCTGGAATCTACCCTGAAGCGCTCATCATCACGAACACCTCATAATCTATCCTTCCCACTTCACAATCCACAGTGACTTAATAAATAGGAATTAGATGGTTTTTTCCTTACAGAGTTAAAACCTTAAGACAGATCTTAAAAAGGAACCTAGCCACAGGCAAATGATGTTCAAGTCTATGGTTTATACAATTTCACATTGGTATCGTCTTTTGTCTACAGATCGAGGTAATAAAATACATCTTTGACTTTGTTAAACATTCAGATAGTACAACAAAGAGTAAATGagcatttttctgtcttttacaaAAAAGATgcgaacctgaaactgctctaaaaaataaagcttattaaaagaaaaaaagaaactgggcCATGTAAAGCTACAGGTAGTAATCACCAACTTTTTGTGATTAGTCCCCATTTAATCCACACCAATGCAGAAAATGTCCATGTTGTGCTCTCTCAATTACCCAAACACCAAAAGAACGTTTAGAAGGTCTCCTACCTTGGGCTgatggggtggtggtgagggaggtGACTGAGGAGAGCTGCTGCTAGGCCATGGTGGAGTACTCTCACTCAGGTAGAGATTCCCAGGTGGTGCTGAGGGGGCAGCTGAAGGCCAGGGGTAACGAGTTCCCATTCCATAAGCACCAGGAGAAGCCCATGAGTCCTCCTGTGGTCGTACAGTTGGTCCTGGTTGTGGAACACTACGATTACCATCCCCATAAGGATAATGGGGCAGGGTCATTCCAGGGTTCTAGATTGAGAGGAAGGAAATATGCTGGTCACTgctaaaaaaaaacttaacaaagTAATGAAAATACTCTAAACAGACTGAGATGCTTCCTCTCTGCTTAACAGAGTATACTTTAGCTGCTACTGAGCTAAGTTGTAGCATCTCCAATCAGTTGTAGTGACTTctctaagccaaaaaaaaaaacttggttcCAAAGATACAAGGGGCAGATTTAGTGACAATCAAACTCAGAAGGAGAAAGCTTAAAATTCAATGGCTAAAGTACAGCATAAGTCTGTCccatatattataaataagtgGACCCATATGCTATTAGGAAGCACAAAGATGTATTAGAACTCCCCTTAAGTGGACCATAAACATGGTATCactcatagaatttttttaaagtaggctccgagtgtggagcccagcgcagggcttgaacttacgaccaagagtcggacgcttaactgactgagccacccaagcacccctcactcacagaatattaaaaaataaaaacccaacagAAAACTGCTCACCTGTGAAGCAGGATATCCTGGAACCTGCCCCCTAAGAGGGGCTGCTTCAGTCTGGCAGTCCTGCTGAGGATACAGCCAACGAGAGACTGgggctgggctgttgccaggtGAACGGTAAGTGCTTGGAACCTCTGGGGAGTAATTGGTCTGAGTATATCCAGGTGTGTAATAAGCCCCAGAGTATGAGGCAGTATTTGCCGCAGGACCGGTGTGGTACGGTGAGCCATACACTCCATTTGTGTAAGAATTCAAACTCTGTAAAAAagcaaagttgaaagaaaaaaagatgactgAATAGAAGAACTGAAATGCCCTGACTTAATATGCAACTTTGAAAaatttgggaaggaaaaagatCAGTAACTAATGAAACTATgaactcccaggtgcctgggtggctcagtcgggtgagcatctgccttcagctcaggtcatgatcctggggtcctgggatcgagtcccacatagggctccttgtgcagcggggagtatgcttctccctctccctctgcctgccgttccccctgcttgtgctctctatcaaatgaataaataaaatcttaaaaaaaaaaaaaaaaagaaatatgaactcCCTAAGCAATCTCTGAAGCATTCTTTCTCTCATATATTATGACCATATAACCACATATTAAACCCAGATTATCACTGTAGAGTCTGTGTTGTAACAATGGGAGATTACGTTGTGATGCATGATGAAGTGATGGCCTCAGAGCAGTGCTTTCCAAACACTTCCATAAGTATACCTAACAATTATATCTAACAGCGGAGAACTTGTGCCCACCCCTGGGGAGGGGTTCCAGAAACCCGGGAGAAAGGctagacagagaagaaaataaacatgatacGACTGAGAGAAGACTAGAGAGACAGACCTAGCTCTGTCTTTGTGTTTGACCTCTCTTGAGCTTTCGTTTCTCCaccagaaaaatggaaatcataaacTTACCTTGCAGGACtactatgaaaattaaatgagatgatatacaGAAATGCTTAGCATACGGTCTGGCATATAgtatgctcaataaatggttattatttataatatcactgttgttactattattatggCAACAGCAAGAAATGAAACCAGATCTGACCCCAAAGACCATGTTCTTTATACTATCCCACTCTGCTTCCCAAGTAAATACACTGCAGAGGCAAATTCTTCATATGTTGCTTACCATAGTTTTAAATCACCTCTCCAGACTATTATTGGAACCCAGAATCCTAGTTTAATTATCCAAACAAGATTAAAGCTAAACTTTGAATGGTAAAAACACAGAATCGAGTTTTCCTATACTCATCTAAGATAATCTTTTCCGCTTTAGgtagaagaacaagaaaagaatccCTGCAATGTTAACTAGACTTCACTGTGGTGACCATCTCCCATTGTATACAAATACTAATCATCATATTGTACTTCTGCAACTAATacaacattatatgttaattatgcctcaattttaaaaaaggctcCTGATAGCTTAAACAGTTGTTAATgactgaagaaaataatattcaaatttGATTCCTACtctaacaaatcaaaaaatgggatGACTCAAAGTAAGAGGGCAGACATAATTCTGTGGAAAATAACTTAAATTCTTAGCCATACTTTTATGGCAAGGAGATAAAAGACAGGCTATTATCACCACATGGCCAAAGAATCGCATGCAGCAACAGGTGCAATGGAAGCTCCAGCAAGGCACTCCCCAACCGGAAGGACGATGAACCATGCCTTTGTTAAAGCTCCTACAGGCCTGTGAAAGTGATCCACCTATGTGCCTAAAAAATATCCTTAATATAACGCACACAGTTACAAACTTGATAGAACATCATGTGACTTTTTGTACCGTTATTCAACTTCTAGAAATCCTTCTTAAGATTCAactagagaggggcgcctgggtggctcagttgttaagcgtctgccttcagctcagggcgtgatcccggcgttctgggatcgcgccccacatcaggctcctccactggaagcctgcttcttcctctcccactccccctgcttgtgttccctctctcgctgtctctctctctctgtcaaatgaataaataaaatctttaaaaaaaaaaaaagattcagctAGAGAAAGAGTTACAGGTGTGAATTTGTTCaacacagcattatttataatcacACAAAATtgtaaacaacctaaatgtcctaTAATAATAGAATGAGTACATAATGGACTATTCATTGAGGGAATTTTATTGTCTTAAAATTCACTGttagaggggcacctaggtggctcagtcggttatgcatttgccctcagctcaggtcatgatcctggggtcctgggatggagccctgcatcagcctccctgctcagcggggagcctgcttctccctctccctttgcctctctcctggcttgtgctctctcttgctctctctctctctcaaataaataaataaaatctttaaaaaaaaaattcactgttaGAACTGACCACTTAATAATATTACAGaattacttttagtttttttaagttttaataatggcattatgtttttaaaacttccttattttttaaagatatacacTTGAGTATTTACAAGTAAAACAATatgtctggaatttgcttcaaaataatacgAGGATACAGATGAAACAATATGGCTGTGTACTGATACTTACTGAAGCTGAGATGATTACACAGATTACTGTGCTATTCTCCTTCCGATTGTTTGAAAATttccttaatattaaaaaaaaaacttcacctGTTATTTCACCCTATAACATGGAAAGTACATATGATAAAAAGTCATACAAAAGAGTGTATgtgtggggtacctgggtggctgttggttaagcatctgactcttgatttcggctcaggtcatgatctcagggttttgggatggagccccatgttgggctccgtgctcagcagggagtctgcttgagattctcttcctttccttctctctctacccctccccccactcgtgtgaggtctctctctctctctccctctaaaataaataaatctttttttttaaagtgcatgtACAATAAGTTTAAAGCTGTGTAAACATAAtagggaaagggaaaacaaatttaCCAAAATACAGATCTATTAGGATGGCAGAATTAGTgtttcccccccttttctttattttccaaatagttAGTAATGAAGTTCCATTACTttggtagtaaaaaaaaaaaattatgctattaaaaatgtcagaaaggggcacctgggtggctcagtcagttgggcacctggctcttgattttggcttgggtctcAGGGTCAAGGGATCCACACTTAGTGGgcagtctacttgtccctctccctctcctcctcccccaactcatgtgcgctctctctctcaaataaagaaataaaatcttttttaaaaatgttatggaaTCCCAAGTGTGTCTAGAATCCAGTGGGCTGCTAGGACCACAGCAACTTCATCAGTGTCCAAGTAGACTATTTTAATGAAGGGAAACTTGTATCTAATGACAATAAGCTATATTTTGAAAACAGCTCATATGCCAAAAGATAAAACATAACAGCAactacaagaaataaataaacgcttttttttttctttaaagatttattttagggtgtctgggtggcttagtcagttaagcatctaccttcggctcaggtcatgatcccagagacccaggatcaagtcccatgttgggctccctgctcagcggggagtctgcttctacctctgcccttcaccctgatTGTGCAGGGTGAAAGCGATATACTGTTCAGTGAATTCCCTGTCCATTTCACAGAGAACAAACCCAATCCAAGCAACAACAGAGTACCTCTAAACAGCAGAACTCCTCCTGTGGTGCTTCTCATGAAAAACATGGAAAGTCTCACCACATAAGTACTCCAAGAGTTCATAATCATCAGCAGTT
The nucleotide sequence above comes from Ursus arctos isolate Adak ecotype North America unplaced genomic scaffold, UrsArc2.0 scaffold_27, whole genome shotgun sequence. Encoded proteins:
- the BAG4 gene encoding BAG family molecular chaperone regulator 4 isoform X1; amino-acid sequence: MSALRRSGYGPSDGPSYGRFYGPGGGDVPMHPPPPLYPPRPEPPQPPISWRVRGGGPAETTWPGEGGGGDGYYASAGAWSETGRAGGNHQDQPPYSSYNSNYWNSPARPRAPYPSTYPVRPEMQGQSLNSYTNGVYGSPYHTGPAANTASYSGAYYTPGYTQTNYSPEVPSTYRSPGNSPAPVSRWLYPQQDCQTEAAPLRGQVPGYPASQNPGMTLPHYPYGDGNRSVPQPGPTVRPQEDSWASPGAYGMGTRYPWPSAAPSAPPGNLYLSESTPPWPSSSSPQSPPSPPPHQPKDSSYPYSQSDQGMNRHNFPCTVHQYESSGTMNNDNSDLLDSQVQYSAEPQLYGNASNEHPSNQDHSDNLPEECLSSDEGTPPSIKKIIHVLEKVQYLEQEVEEFVGKKTDKAYWLLEEMLTKELLELDSVETGGQDSVRQARKEAVCKIQAILEKLEKKGL
- the BAG4 gene encoding BAG family molecular chaperone regulator 4 isoform X2 is translated as MSALRRSGYGPSDGPSYGRFYGPGGGDVPMHPPPPLYPPRPEPPQPPISWRVRGGGPAETTWPGEGGGGDGYYASAGAWSETGRAGGNHQSLNSYTNGVYGSPYHTGPAANTASYSGAYYTPGYTQTNYSPEVPSTYRSPGNSPAPVSRWLYPQQDCQTEAAPLRGQVPGYPASQNPGMTLPHYPYGDGNRSVPQPGPTVRPQEDSWASPGAYGMGTRYPWPSAAPSAPPGNLYLSESTPPWPSSSSPQSPPSPPPHQPKDSSYPYSQSDQGMNRHNFPCTVHQYESSGTMNNDNSDLLDSQVQYSAEPQLYGNASNEHPSNQDHSDNLPEECLSSDEGTPPSIKKIIHVLEKVQYLEQEVEEFVGKKTDKAYWLLEEMLTKELLELDSVETGGQDSVRQARKEAVCKIQAILEKLEKKGL